AGTGCGATGTCTTCGCGGTCTTTTTCCCACTGACGGTACAGTTTGTGCGAGTACTCGATCTCGGGTCGAACGATCTTGATCCCTCCGACGTCATCGTGATACGTCCCGTCATAGATGATCGTCTCGTCGGAAATTCCAATGTGCTCGTACTTGTTCGACGCAAGTTCGATCAGGTCTCCAATTTCTCCGACTCCATCACGGTGAGACGGCGCAACACAGACGTCGATGTCGCCGTGCTCTCTCAGGTCGCGGATCGAGAGACAAACACTACCGACGAGACAGCAGTCCGTGGGATCGAGATCGTTCTCCTCTAGAAACCGCTTTAAATCCGACCGAAGAGATGAAACGGCCTCGTCTGAGAAGGGACCATCGACCTGATCAGTCATCTAAACTGTGAGTAGACGAGTCCGCAACTATAACTCTTCTATATCTTCTCTCCAGACTCTATAAGCTCTTGCAGGTCCGGATGGTCGATGTGCTGCTCGACTGTCGAAGGAACTTCTTCGACCGGCGTCTCGTGAAGGGGTTCGCGAAGTTGTTGCCATTGCGCGTGTCGTGCCGAAATCCGAACCGGAATTTCCTCGAGCTCGAGTATCTTCGCGATCCCGAGCCGATGCCGACCGTCGACGAAGAGAAATTGGCCGTCGCGACCGACGTCGACGATGACCTCGTCGTAACAGTTGAACCGATCACCTTCGACGTATTTGTCCGGGAACAGCTCCCCCTGCTGGACGAGTTCCTGCTTGCTTCGGTATCCCTGATCCCGGATGCGTTCGTAGAGGCGGTCGACTCGAGTACAGGCCTCCCACACGTCTTCCTCGCTCGCACAGCCTCGCCAGATGACGTGTCCGCGCTCTGCTTGCTCGAGGACGTGCTGGATGAACTCGATGTCCTCCCACTCTTTGCCGTCCTCGAAACGCTGCCGGAGTGCCTGGACGACGGGCAGGTCTTCGACGCGCTCGTCGCTTTGATCCCAGTCGCCACCCTGGACGGTTCCGAGATCCTGCCACTGGAATCGTCCCGGGTTCGGTCCACGACCGGTGACGTGGGTGATCTCGGTCGGATCGACGCGGACGATTTTGAAGGGGTCGGCGACGGCGGAGTAGGGACGGGAGTTCCACCAGCAAAGTAGCTTTCGGTAGCGTGGACTTCCGTAGAGACCCTTGGTGCCGAGTACGTGTCGAACGTAGCGGGGAACGAAACGCGCCGACTTTTCGATGGTCGAAATGAGCCCCTCGTTTCGGTAGACATGTAGTGCCCGACGGAGGAGCTTTTGCATTAGTTAGCGTGAAATCGAAGTGGGACTCGCCTATATGTTACGAAGCGATCGGCGAGGTGATGACTGATCGGGGACGTGACGGCGAACCGCTGCTGATCGACGGACAACACCGGCTGTTCATCGCCAAGGTGTGTGGCGTCGAGGAGATTCCGGTGCTGGTCGTGGTTCGTCACCGGGAGTACGTCGACGACGGGTGACTCGCAGCCGCGGGGTCTGGGTTCAGAGACGGCCTCGAGATCGCTCCCGAGGAACTTATATCGGCGTCGCCTCCAGTGTAGTACCACGACGGATGTCAGAGCCCGATTCGGATACGGAGGGGGAGACGATCACGCTCCACGAACTGCTGGAACAGAGCGCGCGCGCGGCGCTCGATCTCCAGCGCGAGGACGGATCGTTTCCACCGGGGCGAAACGGGGTCTACGACGAGCCGGAGACGCCCGTGCGGACGACCTCGCACTGGCTGACGACGCTGTCGAAGGTGTACGAGATCACCGGCGACGAGGTGTTCGCCGAGGCGGCCAACGACGCGGCCGACTATTTGCTCAGCGACGAGGCACGGCCGTATGGGTATACGTTTCACTCGAGAACGGTCGAGGGAAAAGATCACTGCGATGGCTTGGTCGGACAGGCAGCTCCAGTCCGTGGATTAGCGCACGCTGGACCGACACTCGGCCGGCCGGAATTACTCGAGACGGCAAAAGACGCGGTTTTGCTCCACCCTTTCGACGAGGGTCTCGGCCTCTGGGAACGGGTCGAAATCGACGGTTCGGTGTTATCATTCGATCGAACGTTAAACCATCAGATTCTGTTTGCTGGTGCGGCATCTCACCTTGCGGAGGAGTACGAAGAGGTCGAGAACACGGTCACTGGGTTTACTGCACAACTCGAGTCGAATATATGTCTCCACCGTGACGGTATCATCAAGCATTATATTTGCCCTCCACTTGGTCGAACGATTGGGGCAGTTCTTCAGGAACCCCGTCACTGGCGTCTATTGGCTAATGAGGTGCTTTCCCGTCTCTATTCCTACTCATCTAGTCGAAAGCAAAAGGAAATCGGCTATCACCCTGTGAATCTACTCGGGTTAGCACAACTCAAGTCGAATCTGACTGCGATAGGATTATGGTCAGATATAGGCACAGAACTTCCCATTGAGGAGATTTGTGCAACAGATACTATTTCGAAGGTAGCCGAATACGGTGGGCGTTATGGTGCTATGACACCAGGGATAGACATTGCCCTTGCGCTTCATGCCCTATGTGATGCCGATACTAAGCGAGTACAGCAGTGGCTCGAGCGGGACTTTCAGGAGAAGTTCGACCCGACTTCAGGTTTTCTGTCGGTAGGAACGGAGGACTCTATTTTTCAGGCGGCAGCAATCTCGTACGCCGTCGACCTCTCTGATTACGATATCCGATTCTGATTTTCGCGTTCCAGATGTCTACGCACCACCTAAAACGTTTTTTTCGATATACTCAGCCAATTCGGCGGGTGCCGTTTCTCTCGGTATCCGAACGAGCATGCGATCGGTGTCGCTGAATGCTTGTTCGTACACGTTCCGCGTACTCGAGAGATATGATACGATTGAAGGCCATACGTCGGGTTCCGCCGCACAGAGCGCCCTAAGCGTCTGCACGTGGGTATCAAACTCGTGAGCGATCGTCGAGACGGCGCGGGATGTAACGTTCTCTATTGTGGCTCGTTCGTGAATGATCTCTTGACGGTTTTCTCTCGTAAGGTAAACGAGCGCTGAAATATCGAGTCGGGTTTTATCGGATACCGGGTGTAGCCGGTCCGGTAACAGACGCCGACGAACAGCCGACTCCCCAAAAAGACTGCGCCGCAAAGTCCAGTTGATCTGATCCGGCAGAGATCGACCGGCCATCGTCCGCTTCGTTCCACTCTCGTCAAGATTATACGGGTACACCTGAACACGCTTGTGGTACGGCTGTGCTGTTCCATCGGCGCAAACCAGACAAAGATCGTCAGCGATCAATTTTCTGGAACCATTTTCAAGGAGCTGCGTGGCGACGCTCGTCTTTCCAGCCCCTCCCCAACCGGAAAATACGATCGTACCCTGATCAAATGTAATGCCACTCGCATGAATAAACGCCGCGTCAGTATCGAGGAGCAACTGGTGAAGTAACGGTTCGATATCGTTGTAAAGAATGACCTTAGCGAGATTCAGAGAACGGTATATATAGCTCCGGCTTACGCACCGTAATCCTTCGCGGACGACAACATTGCGCGCCGTTATTCGGGGATCGTATCGTATTGTTACACGTAACTCGTCCTTGAGAGGTACGACCCGGATCTGGCGTCCAAGCGTTCCGACGTAGTTGTGGACGAGGTCCTTTGGGCTGCGGATCGGAACGGAGATGCGTCGGTCAATAAAGACAGCGCCATCACTCGCATACACATTCCCATTGGTTGTTGCACCAACATCCGGGGGCGATGTGAACCCTGGCTTAACCCCGATGATCACGTCGGGTGGGTCCGAGGACTGCGGCATCCTCGAGAACTCGGAACGTAGATACTCCGCAACCGGGTTCGATCCAGTGATTTCCACCGTCGTCTGTAGTACGTCGAAAGCCATTGTTATCGATCAAAGAAATCCTCTAGCGAGGCTGCAACCACGTCAGTAGCGTGCTTATCCATGACTGTGTCACGTGCGTTTTGCCCCATCCTGGTTCGTTCGTCGGGTTTCTCGAAACACCGTTTGATCGCTCCTTCAATATCAGATATCGATCGCTCGAAACAGAGTAATCCGTCCTCTTCGTGTTTGATCAGTTCGGGTATACCGGAGACAGGCGTCGAGACAACTGGTGTCTCCATTGCCATCGCCTCCATAAGCACGACGGGGATTCCATCCCGGTCACCGTCCTTGGCGACGACACAGGGGAGGAGGAACGCCTTTGCCCGGTCGAGCTCGTCAATTAACTGGTCATCACTCACCGAGCCGAGAAACGTTACGTTGTCCTCAATCCCCTCTTCCGCGATAACCTCCTCGTATCGCTGCTTTCGAGGTCCCGAGCCGATGATTCGGTAGTCTAGTTCCGGATAGTCGTCAACGACAGCGGCGACCGCGTTGAGCGCGTACTCGATTCCCTTCTTTTCCACGAACCGTGCGATTGTCAGGAGTCGAGGTTCGTCCGG
This portion of the Natronobeatus ordinarius genome encodes:
- a CDS encoding ParB/RepB/Spo0J family partition protein, translating into MQKLLRRALHVYRNEGLISTIEKSARFVPRYVRHVLGTKGLYGSPRYRKLLCWWNSRPYSAVADPFKIVRVDPTEITHVTGRGPNPGRFQWQDLGTVQGGDWDQSDERVEDLPVVQALRQRFEDGKEWEDIEFIQHVLEQAERGHVIWRGCASEEDVWEACTRVDRLYERIRDQGYRSKQELVQQGELFPDKYVEGDRFNCYDEVIVDVGRDGQFLFVDGRHRLGIAKILELEEIPVRISARHAQWQQLREPLHETPVEEVPSTVEQHIDHPDLQELIESGEKI